From one Rhizobium rosettiformans genomic stretch:
- a CDS encoding sigma-70 family RNA polymerase sigma factor has protein sequence MTESVEELDQRNFSQLLAAVGRDRDIEAFETIFKFYGPKVRAYMAKLARDGQAAEELMQETMLAVWNKAEQFDPTRGNVSSWIFTIARNQRIDAFRRERRPTFDPSDPAFVPDDVPPADVEFEGKQEADRLRRAMETLPPEQLELLKMSFYREASHSTIAAELGLPMGTVKSRIRLAFAKLRAALEERA, from the coding sequence ATGACCGAGTCGGTGGAAGAACTGGACCAGCGTAACTTCTCGCAGCTTTTGGCCGCCGTCGGCCGCGATAGAGACATCGAAGCCTTCGAGACGATTTTCAAGTTTTATGGTCCGAAGGTGCGTGCCTATATGGCGAAACTTGCCCGTGACGGGCAGGCGGCTGAAGAGCTGATGCAAGAGACGATGCTTGCGGTCTGGAACAAGGCCGAGCAGTTCGACCCCACAAGAGGAAATGTCTCGAGCTGGATCTTCACCATCGCCCGCAACCAGCGCATCGACGCCTTCCGCCGCGAAAGACGGCCGACTTTCGACCCGTCCGATCCGGCCTTCGTGCCAGACGACGTGCCGCCGGCCGATGTCGAATTCGAAGGCAAGCAGGAGGCTGATCGCCTTCGCCGCGCCATGGAAACCCTACCACCCGAACAGCTCGAACTCCTAAAAATGTCATTCTATAGAGAAGCATCCCACAGCACGATCGCGGCCGAACTCGGACTGCCGATGGGGACCGTGAAATCGCGTATCCGCCTCGCTTTCGCAAAGCTGCGCGCAGCATTGGAGGAGCGGGCATGA
- a CDS encoding ribonuclease D — protein MTTIRYHEGDISSEAASRYVDAIAIDTETLGLVPRRDRLCVVQLSSGNGTADVIRIAKNQKDAPNLVAMLADPARQKIFHYGRFDIAVLFHTFGVTTTNVFCTKIASRLTRTYTDRHGLKDNLKELLEVDISKAQQSSDWAAETLSQAQLEYAASDVLHLHALRDKLTQRLLRDDRMEHAKACFEFLPTRSKLDLLGWEETDIFAHS, from the coding sequence ATGACGACGATCCGCTATCACGAGGGGGACATTTCGTCCGAGGCCGCTAGCCGCTATGTCGACGCCATTGCGATCGATACGGAAACCCTCGGCCTCGTCCCGCGCCGCGATCGTCTCTGCGTCGTGCAGCTGTCTTCCGGTAACGGAACTGCCGACGTAATCCGGATCGCCAAAAATCAAAAGGATGCGCCCAACCTCGTGGCGATGCTCGCGGACCCGGCCCGTCAGAAGATCTTCCATTATGGTCGCTTCGATATCGCGGTCCTGTTTCACACCTTCGGCGTGACGACGACCAATGTCTTCTGCACCAAGATTGCCTCCCGCTTGACCCGAACCTACACCGATCGGCACGGCCTCAAGGACAATCTCAAGGAACTGCTCGAGGTCGATATCTCAAAGGCGCAGCAATCGTCTGACTGGGCGGCCGAGACACTCAGTCAGGCCCAGCTCGAATATGCGGCCTCCGATGTCCTTCATCTGCATGCCCTGCGCGACAAGCTCACGCAGCGCCTGTTGCGCGACGACCGGATGGAACATGCCAAGGCTTGCTTCGAATTCCTTCCCACCCGGTCCAAGCTCGATCTCCTCGGCTGGGAAGAAACCGATATCTTCGCGCATAGCTGA
- a CDS encoding phosphomannomutase: MTVKFGTSGLRGLSTDLVGSVSALYATAFARHMLESGALKPGSPVVVGRDFRPSSPEISSTIMAAMKRLGLEPIDCGTIPTPALALYGASIGAAGIMVTGSHIPADRNGIKFYRPDGEVNKSDEEAITRLAATLKNDADANKVEAGSGTPGEAEATQLFIDRNLGILAPDALKGKRIGIYQHSSVARDMLVTVFEHCGATVFPLGRSEQFIPVDTEAVSPDTVTQLAHWSDELALDAILSTDGDGDRPLVADEHGRPLRGDLLGLIVSRFLKAKVVATPVTSNSGLEQDGGFAVRRTRVGSPFVIAAMEDALSAGEAGVLGFEANGGLMLGSDFTIGDKTIAALPTRDSFLPALAVLGTAAERGLSLSGLVEDFNLPVALSDRLENYASERSGSLMAHLRESGDHLSAFLSPIGAVDSVSDIDGLRATLADGRVIHFRPSGNAPEMRCYVEAANKEDAEQLLKQGLSLIEGWTV; the protein is encoded by the coding sequence ATGACGGTAAAGTTCGGTACGAGCGGTTTGAGAGGGCTTTCGACAGATCTCGTTGGCTCGGTTTCAGCACTTTATGCGACCGCCTTTGCACGGCACATGCTGGAAAGCGGGGCGCTGAAGCCTGGATCGCCTGTTGTCGTCGGCCGCGACTTTCGTCCGTCGAGCCCGGAAATCTCTTCCACGATCATGGCCGCGATGAAACGCCTTGGCCTTGAACCGATCGATTGTGGCACCATCCCAACCCCGGCGCTCGCGCTCTACGGCGCCTCGATCGGGGCGGCCGGCATCATGGTCACCGGCTCTCATATTCCGGCCGACCGCAATGGCATCAAATTTTACCGCCCCGATGGAGAGGTCAACAAGAGCGACGAGGAGGCGATCACCCGTCTCGCAGCCACATTGAAAAACGATGCAGACGCCAACAAGGTCGAGGCCGGTTCCGGTACGCCTGGCGAGGCAGAGGCGACACAGCTCTTCATCGACCGCAATCTCGGCATCCTTGCGCCCGATGCGCTGAAGGGAAAGCGGATCGGCATCTACCAACACAGCTCGGTCGCCCGCGACATGCTGGTCACGGTTTTCGAGCACTGCGGAGCCACCGTGTTTCCGTTGGGGCGCTCGGAGCAGTTTATTCCCGTCGACACCGAGGCGGTATCGCCGGATACCGTCACCCAACTTGCGCATTGGAGCGACGAGCTCGCCCTCGACGCGATCCTCTCGACGGATGGCGACGGGGACCGGCCGCTTGTGGCCGACGAACATGGCAGGCCGCTGCGCGGCGATCTGCTCGGCCTGATCGTTTCCCGCTTCCTCAAGGCGAAGGTTGTAGCAACGCCTGTCACATCGAATTCCGGCCTGGAGCAGGATGGCGGCTTCGCCGTGCGCCGTACGCGAGTCGGCTCGCCTTTTGTCATTGCTGCTATGGAGGACGCGCTGTCGGCTGGAGAAGCCGGCGTGCTCGGTTTCGAGGCGAATGGCGGTCTGATGCTCGGCTCCGACTTCACCATCGGTGACAAGACGATCGCGGCATTGCCGACCCGGGACAGCTTTCTGCCGGCACTGGCCGTGCTTGGAACTGCGGCAGAACGCGGCCTGTCGCTATCTGGGCTCGTCGAAGACTTCAATCTGCCGGTGGCACTCAGCGACCGCTTGGAGAATTATGCCAGCGAGCGCAGCGGGTCTCTCATGGCGCATCTCCGGGAATCCGGCGACCATCTGTCGGCTTTCCTCAGCCCAATCGGTGCCGTCGACAGCGTCAGCGACATCGACGGACTGCGGGCAACGCTGGCCGACGGCCGGGTCATCCACTTTCGCCCCTCGGGCAATGCGCCGGAAATGCGCTGCTATGTCGAAGCCGCGAACAAGGAAGACGCAGAGCAGCTGCTGAAGCAGGGGCTTTCGTTGATCGAGGGCTGGACGGTCTGA
- a CDS encoding SAM-dependent methyltransferase, whose amino-acid sequence MSHAEQEMHPVVSSLTFWQRMMCRWADRIAVGRLTLQFEGYGEHVAIGANPGPNAVLCVRNASPVLRILTNGTLGFAQAYIDGDLDSPDIGAVLELALANEAQLGRVLASSSIFMTLARLRHKLRRNSKKGSRRNIAYHYDLGNAFYGLWLDRTMTYSSALYSAPSMSLADAQEAKYARIVDELKIGPEDHVLEIGCGWGGFAEHAIRKTGCRVTGLTLSTEQAKFARERLEKAGFADKVDIRLEDYRDCRGQYDKIVSIEMFEAVGEENWPVYFKAVQNLLVDGGQALIQTITIDESRFDYYRRSADFIQTYIFPGGMLPSVTVFERGAEAAGLKVGDRFRFGRDYDRTLIAWDSAFTANWQKIEPLGFDRRFYRMWRLYLHYCAVGFRFGRIDVVQFRLDKPA is encoded by the coding sequence ATGAGTCACGCTGAGCAGGAAATGCACCCTGTGGTTAGCTCTCTCACATTCTGGCAGCGCATGATGTGCCGCTGGGCCGACCGGATTGCCGTGGGCCGCCTGACACTTCAGTTCGAAGGTTATGGCGAACATGTCGCGATCGGCGCAAACCCTGGCCCGAATGCCGTCTTGTGTGTCCGCAATGCGAGCCCGGTCCTTCGGATACTAACGAATGGCACTCTCGGTTTTGCTCAGGCCTATATCGATGGCGATCTCGACTCGCCCGACATTGGCGCCGTGCTCGAACTCGCCCTCGCCAATGAGGCACAGCTCGGCCGCGTTCTGGCGTCTTCCTCCATCTTCATGACGCTCGCCCGCTTGCGGCACAAGCTGCGCCGCAACTCGAAGAAGGGTAGCCGGCGAAATATCGCCTATCATTACGATCTCGGCAATGCGTTCTACGGCCTGTGGCTGGACCGCACCATGACCTATTCCTCCGCGCTCTACAGCGCACCCAGCATGAGCCTTGCCGATGCGCAGGAGGCGAAATACGCCCGCATCGTCGACGAGCTGAAGATCGGTCCCGAGGATCATGTCCTGGAAATCGGCTGCGGTTGGGGCGGCTTCGCCGAACATGCGATCCGCAAGACCGGCTGCCGGGTCACAGGGCTGACATTGTCGACAGAGCAAGCGAAGTTTGCGCGCGAGCGGCTTGAAAAAGCCGGTTTCGCCGACAAGGTCGACATCAGGCTCGAAGACTACCGCGATTGTCGCGGGCAATACGACAAGATCGTTTCGATCGAGATGTTCGAGGCGGTGGGTGAAGAAAACTGGCCGGTCTATTTCAAGGCCGTGCAGAACCTGCTGGTCGACGGCGGGCAGGCGCTGATCCAGACCATCACCATTGATGAGAGCCGCTTCGACTATTATCGCCGCAGCGCTGATTTCATCCAGACCTATATCTTCCCCGGCGGCATGCTGCCCTCCGTGACCGTTTTCGAGCGGGGCGCTGAGGCTGCAGGCCTGAAGGTCGGCGATCGCTTCCGATTTGGCCGCGATTACGACCGTACTCTGATTGCCTGGGACAGCGCTTTCACGGCCAATTGGCAGAAGATCGAGCCGCTCGGTTTCGACCGGCGCTTCTACCGCATGTGGCGCCTCTATCTGCACTATTGCGCGGTTGGCTTCCGCTTCGGTCGCATCGACGTCGTGCAGTTCAGGCTGGACAAGCCAGCCTGA
- a CDS encoding DUF6665 family protein: MSFKPPASLLSPALRDSVPPLDLELASEKADALGRAGRKAEDALKTLAGARGLDEAPIEALLYAAADAVFGLMVQRELCGLRNQGDMIRRYAIPADVMSRVGIVRRD; encoded by the coding sequence ATGAGCTTCAAACCACCGGCCTCCCTGCTTTCGCCAGCGCTTCGAGACAGCGTCCCGCCGCTCGACCTGGAACTGGCCAGTGAGAAAGCCGATGCCTTGGGGCGAGCTGGCCGAAAGGCCGAAGACGCTCTCAAGACGCTTGCTGGCGCGCGCGGCCTGGACGAGGCCCCGATCGAGGCCTTGCTCTATGCAGCAGCTGACGCGGTATTCGGATTGATGGTCCAACGGGAGCTATGCGGTTTGCGAAACCAGGGCGACATGATCCGGCGTTATGCCATCCCGGCCGATGTCATGTCCCGGGTCGGCATTGTCAGGCGCGACTGA
- a CDS encoding SDR family NAD(P)-dependent oxidoreductase gives MTKIAWITGSSTGIGRALAERLLRDGYRIAVSARSVDALASLSASHPGKVGVYPLDVTDPAAVKQAFAAIESEMGPVDLAVFAAGSYTRDYAEDFDSERTRQMFELNVLGTASCLETVMPAMIARRRGHIAVVASVSGYVGLPGAATYGATKAALNVMCEALYPELERHGVKMTIINPGFVDTPLTKKNDFPMPFLVSSEEAADTIARGLAKGKFEIIFPWKMALAIRFLHALPHALRFALTRKMLRPKGS, from the coding sequence ATGACCAAGATTGCCTGGATTACGGGTTCCAGCACCGGCATTGGCCGCGCGCTCGCCGAACGCCTGCTTCGAGACGGATACCGGATCGCCGTCAGCGCTCGCAGTGTCGATGCGCTCGCGTCGCTCTCCGCCAGCCATCCCGGTAAAGTCGGCGTCTACCCGCTCGATGTCACCGACCCCGCAGCCGTCAAGCAGGCATTTGCGGCGATCGAGAGCGAAATGGGCCCGGTCGATCTCGCCGTCTTTGCGGCCGGCTCCTACACACGCGACTACGCCGAGGACTTTGACAGCGAGCGGACCCGCCAGATGTTCGAACTCAACGTGCTCGGCACCGCCTCGTGCCTGGAAACGGTGATGCCCGCGATGATCGCGCGGCGCCGCGGACATATCGCCGTCGTGGCCTCCGTATCGGGCTATGTCGGGCTGCCGGGTGCTGCGACCTATGGCGCAACGAAAGCCGCGCTCAACGTGATGTGCGAGGCGCTCTATCCCGAGCTCGAGCGTCACGGCGTGAAGATGACCATCATCAACCCGGGTTTCGTCGACACCCCGCTGACCAAGAAGAACGACTTCCCGATGCCCTTCCTCGTTTCTTCAGAGGAAGCAGCCGACACGATCGCCAGGGGGCTGGCCAAGGGCAAGTTCGAGATTATTTTCCCCTGGAAGATGGCGCTCGCGATCCGTTTCCTGCACGCCCTGCCCCACGCGCTGCGTTTTGCGCTCACGCGCAAGATGCTCCGGCCGAAGGGCTCTTGA
- a CDS encoding nicotinate phosphoribosyltransferase — translation MTRNLLLNTDSYKLGVFLQYPKDTRAVSAFVTTRGNSFRPEVMFFGLQMFLKDYLSTPITRGDIEEAEEIARAHGQPFDRKGWEHILNAHGGMLPLRIEALPEGTAIRRGVPVMQVVNTDPLVPWLTSYMETALLRAVWYPSTVATTAWRIRMAIQPFLDRTTDDPAGLQPSRISDYGCRSTSSVEQAAIGGAAHLVHFHSSDSLPAILQARRFYKASMPAHSIPAAEHGTIIAWGQEHETEAYSNMIDNFASFGGYSVVSDSFDLHNAVSEIWGKKLQTKVRAAGGVLVVRPDSGDPIDTPVQVVAQLAYAFGTRLNGKGFKVIDGNVRVIQSDGVSIQDIQMILGRLEGMGFSTENISFGMGSGLLHKINRDTMSFTMRTSAVQDDGGRWHPVVRRPSNPQEKVSMAGRVAAITDGYDIMPIPLEDLGKRPNLLQPVWQDGELLVDWSLDEIRARATAASLPR, via the coding sequence ATGACACGCAATCTCCTCCTGAACACCGACAGCTACAAGCTTGGCGTCTTTCTGCAATATCCGAAGGACACGCGGGCCGTCAGCGCCTTTGTCACCACGCGGGGAAACTCTTTCCGTCCCGAGGTGATGTTCTTCGGCCTGCAGATGTTCCTGAAGGACTATCTGTCGACGCCGATCACCCGTGGCGACATCGAGGAAGCAGAAGAGATTGCGCGAGCCCATGGCCAGCCGTTCGACCGCAAGGGCTGGGAGCATATCCTGAATGCGCACGGCGGCATGTTGCCCCTGCGCATCGAGGCACTGCCGGAAGGCACCGCGATCCGTCGGGGGGTGCCCGTCATGCAGGTGGTCAATACCGATCCTCTCGTGCCGTGGCTCACCTCCTATATGGAGACCGCATTGCTCCGCGCCGTGTGGTATCCGTCAACGGTCGCGACGACCGCCTGGCGCATCCGGATGGCGATACAGCCCTTTCTGGACAGGACGACTGATGATCCGGCCGGGCTGCAACCGAGCCGGATCAGCGACTATGGTTGCCGCAGCACGTCCAGCGTCGAACAGGCTGCGATCGGAGGCGCAGCCCATCTCGTGCACTTCCACAGCTCTGATTCGCTTCCCGCCATTCTGCAGGCACGCCGCTTCTACAAGGCCTCAATGCCTGCCCATTCGATCCCGGCGGCCGAACATGGAACGATCATTGCCTGGGGTCAGGAGCATGAGACGGAAGCCTATTCCAACATGATCGACAATTTCGCGAGTTTCGGCGGTTATTCCGTTGTCTCGGACAGCTTCGATCTGCACAACGCGGTCTCCGAGATCTGGGGCAAGAAGCTGCAGACAAAGGTGCGCGCGGCCGGTGGCGTGCTCGTAGTCCGCCCGGACAGCGGCGATCCGATCGATACCCCGGTCCAGGTCGTGGCCCAACTCGCCTACGCCTTTGGTACGCGCCTGAACGGCAAGGGCTTCAAGGTGATCGATGGCAATGTCCGGGTGATCCAGTCGGACGGCGTTTCGATCCAGGATATTCAGATGATCCTCGGCCGGCTCGAAGGCATGGGTTTCTCTACCGAAAACATATCATTCGGCATGGGATCGGGCCTGCTGCACAAGATCAATAGGGACACGATGTCCTTCACAATGCGCACCAGCGCCGTTCAGGACGATGGGGGCCGATGGCATCCCGTCGTGCGCCGCCCATCCAATCCGCAGGAAAAGGTATCGATGGCCGGCCGTGTGGCTGCGATCACTGACGGCTACGACATCATGCCTATCCCGCTGGAAGACCTCGGAAAGCGCCCCAACCTGTTGCAGCCGGTCTGGCAGGACGGGGAGCTTCTGGTGGACTGGAGTCTGGATGAGATCCGGGCCAGGGCAACGGCCGCCAGCCTGCCACGCTAG
- a CDS encoding ChrR family anti-sigma-E factor, producing the protein MTLHVQHHISDELLLDYATGNLAEGWSIAVATHLALCPSCRDRLSFMEHTGGQLLEATEVTAEDAPATDSWSAMKAKLKSQGTARLAAAKPVATPTDLPVLPEPLRSYLGGDVEALKWKALGRGAYHIPIKTGDTESQVRLLKIPAGKPVPEHSHGGRELTLVLKGAFTDGETVFKRGDIEEADETLTHQPVATPDEDCICLAVTDAPLKFKSFLVRLVQPVLGI; encoded by the coding sequence ATGACCCTCCACGTTCAACACCACATCAGCGACGAGCTTCTGCTCGATTATGCGACAGGAAACCTGGCCGAAGGCTGGAGCATTGCCGTTGCAACGCATCTGGCGCTATGCCCGTCATGCCGCGACCGCCTTTCCTTTATGGAGCATACCGGCGGTCAGTTGCTCGAGGCGACCGAGGTGACCGCCGAGGATGCACCCGCGACAGACAGCTGGTCGGCCATGAAGGCGAAGCTCAAGTCGCAGGGGACGGCGCGGCTCGCTGCGGCCAAGCCTGTTGCCACGCCGACCGACCTTCCGGTCCTTCCAGAGCCGCTGCGCTCCTATCTCGGCGGTGACGTCGAGGCTCTGAAATGGAAGGCACTCGGCCGCGGCGCCTATCATATCCCGATCAAGACGGGTGATACGGAGAGCCAGGTTCGCCTGCTGAAGATCCCAGCCGGCAAGCCGGTGCCCGAACACTCGCATGGTGGGCGTGAGCTGACGCTGGTGCTCAAAGGCGCCTTCACCGATGGTGAGACCGTGTTCAAGCGCGGCGACATCGAAGAGGCCGACGAGACCTTGACTCATCAGCCTGTGGCGACGCCGGACGAAGATTGCATCTGTCTTGCGGTCACCGATGCGCCGCTGAAGTTCAAGAGTTTTCTTGTCCGACTGGTTCAGCCGGTTCTTGGAATTTGA
- a CDS encoding NAD(P)/FAD-dependent oxidoreductase, producing MDTGKTKAASGGKRRIAVIGSGVSGLSSAWLLSKSADVVLYETESRPGGHSNTVIAPGAQKDIPVDTGFIVYNDRNYPNLVKLFEHLDVPTLPSNMSFAASLGGGAFEYSGSGLSGLLGQKSNIFRPRFWRMVKDVLRFYKEAPRLLERRELEGVSLGDYLASADYSPSFIEDHLLPMGAAIWSTTASEMRLYPLHAFIRFFANHGLLVLKDRPQWRTVKGGSREYVARILADFSGEVRLGTAVTGVRRGIAGVQVTDVHGGVEVFDDVVLATHANQSIDLLEDADSEEIEILESFQYTPNLAVLHSDETLMPKRKSVWSSWNYVAEKQAGSGETLCVTYWMNKLQSLDPATPLFVTLNPCRPIDPAKIIKTFNYEHPLFDVAAIRAQRRIWQLQGRRNTWFCGAYFGSGFHEDGLQAGLAVAEALGGVRRPWSVENESGRIVIGRQLEAAE from the coding sequence ATGGACACTGGTAAGACGAAGGCCGCATCCGGCGGTAAACGCAGGATCGCGGTCATCGGATCGGGGGTTTCGGGCCTCTCATCCGCCTGGCTGCTTTCAAAAAGCGCCGATGTCGTTCTCTATGAAACAGAGAGCCGCCCGGGCGGTCATTCGAATACGGTGATCGCGCCCGGCGCCCAGAAAGACATCCCCGTCGACACTGGTTTTATCGTTTACAACGACCGCAACTACCCCAATCTCGTGAAGCTTTTCGAGCATCTCGATGTGCCAACCCTGCCGTCGAACATGTCTTTTGCCGCCTCTCTCGGCGGTGGCGCCTTCGAATATTCGGGTTCGGGGCTCTCGGGGCTCTTGGGGCAGAAGTCGAATATCTTTCGTCCGCGCTTCTGGCGCATGGTGAAGGACGTTCTGCGCTTCTACAAGGAAGCCCCCCGCCTTCTCGAGCGTCGTGAACTCGAAGGCGTGTCGCTCGGCGACTATCTCGCATCCGCCGATTATTCGCCTTCCTTCATCGAGGATCATCTCCTGCCGATGGGCGCTGCAATCTGGTCGACCACGGCCTCGGAGATGCGGCTTTATCCGCTGCACGCCTTCATCCGCTTCTTCGCAAACCATGGATTGCTTGTGCTCAAGGACCGTCCGCAGTGGCGCACGGTGAAGGGCGGCAGCCGCGAATATGTAGCCCGCATTCTTGCCGATTTCAGCGGCGAAGTGCGCCTTGGTACGGCTGTCACGGGTGTCCGCCGTGGCATTGCCGGCGTTCAGGTGACCGACGTGCATGGAGGCGTGGAAGTCTTTGATGACGTCGTTCTCGCCACCCATGCAAACCAGAGCATCGATCTTCTGGAGGACGCTGACAGTGAGGAGATCGAGATCCTCGAGTCCTTCCAGTACACACCGAATCTCGCCGTTCTGCATTCGGACGAGACTTTGATGCCGAAGCGCAAGTCGGTCTGGTCAAGCTGGAACTATGTGGCGGAGAAACAGGCGGGTTCCGGCGAAACTCTTTGCGTCACCTACTGGATGAACAAGCTGCAGTCGCTGGATCCGGCAACGCCTCTCTTCGTCACGCTCAATCCCTGCCGTCCGATCGATCCGGCCAAGATCATCAAGACGTTCAACTACGAACATCCGCTCTTCGATGTGGCCGCAATTCGCGCCCAGCGCCGTATCTGGCAGCTTCAGGGCCGCCGCAATACGTGGTTCTGCGGCGCCTATTTCGGCAGCGGGTTTCATGAGGATGGCCTGCAGGCGGGGCTCGCCGTCGCCGAAGCGCTCGGCGGCGTCCGTCGTCCCTGGTCGGTTGAAAATGAATCGGGTCGCATCGTGATTGGTCGCCAGCTTGAGGCGGCGGAATGA
- a CDS encoding DUF1365 domain-containing protein: MKLNSAIYAGHVLHARSRPKKHSLRYSVFSLLVDLDEIDKLNQSLRLFGYNKAALYSVHDADHGNGRTGELRAWVEERLAAAGVEADGIKIHMLCYPRIFGYVFNPITVFFCYRAEGELAAVLYEVCNTFNERHTYVIPVEAEENGILRHSCAKEMYVSPFMPMNCQYNFRISPPTDDVAINIGESDPEGPLLFATFSGRRRPLSDKGLLHMLLKYPLMTLKVMGGIHWEALKLWWKGVPIYRHKPAAAKIASTIVVQNGMNKS, translated from the coding sequence ATGAAGCTGAACTCTGCAATCTATGCCGGGCATGTGCTGCATGCCCGCAGTCGGCCCAAGAAGCACAGCCTGCGCTATAGCGTGTTTTCGCTTTTGGTCGACCTGGATGAGATCGACAAGTTGAACCAAAGCCTGCGTCTGTTCGGTTACAACAAGGCCGCACTCTATTCGGTGCATGATGCCGACCACGGCAATGGCCGAACCGGCGAACTGAGAGCCTGGGTCGAGGAACGCCTGGCCGCGGCCGGAGTGGAGGCTGATGGCATCAAGATCCATATGCTCTGCTACCCCCGGATCTTCGGCTATGTCTTCAATCCGATCACGGTGTTTTTCTGCTATCGCGCCGAAGGTGAGCTTGCCGCAGTCCTCTACGAGGTCTGCAACACCTTCAACGAGCGCCACACCTATGTGATCCCGGTCGAGGCCGAAGAGAACGGTATCCTGCGCCATAGTTGCGCAAAGGAGATGTATGTCTCGCCATTCATGCCGATGAACTGCCAATACAATTTCCGTATCAGCCCGCCGACGGATGATGTGGCCATCAACATCGGCGAGAGCGATCCGGAAGGGCCACTTTTGTTTGCAACTTTTTCCGGCCGGCGCCGTCCTTTGTCAGACAAAGGTTTGTTGCACATGTTGCTGAAGTATCCTTTGATGACCCTCAAAGTGATGGGGGGCATTCACTGGGAGGCGTTGAAGCTTTGGTGGAAGGGCGTTCCGATCTACCGACACAAGCCAGCCGCAGCCAAGATAGCCTCAACGATCGTCGTGCAGAATGGGATGAACAAGTCATGA